The genomic region ACTCTCGATATCGGCCAGGATCAGCTCCAGATTGATCGTCTGGATGTCGCTCACCGGATCAATTTTACCATCGACGTGTGTGATGTTCTCATCTACAAAGCAACGTACCACGTGTACAATTGCATCTACTTCACGAATGTGGGCAAGGAACTTGTTACCCAGACCTTCGCCTTTGCTCGCACCGCGAACCAAACCTGCGATATCTACAAACTCAAACGCCGTTGGTACGGTTTTCTTAGGTACAACGAGTTCTGTCAGTTTGTCCAAACGCTCATCGGGTACTTCAACGATCCCCACGTTAGGGTCAATCGTACAGAACGGATAGTTTGCCGATTCGGCACCTGCTTGTGTAATTGCATTAAACAACGTAGATTTTCCGACGTTCGGAAGCCCTACAATTCCAGCTTTCAAAGCCATGTATATGACAACTCCTCATTGATTACTTGTTCGGTATGGATAATCCTATACATTATATATGACAAACCTCAAGGCATCAAGGAACTTCGCCAATTCGACTAGAGTCCCATACGCTTCCCGAAATCCTCGGTTACTGCGGATAATTCGTTTTTCGCAGATCTTAAGTTTAGCCTAGATTATCCGCTATTAGGTTTACCCTTTGATTTCCTTGTACATGGTTAGATCCGTTACCTCATATCCCATCTTGCGATACAGGCTGCTCGCCCGCACATTATGTCCAAACACATGCAAACCAATGCGATCCACGCCAAGAATCAAGGCCGTCTGTTCGAGCGCCTGCATTGTCTCTGTTCCGTATCCCTTACCACGGTGTGCTTCTTCAACCACAATGTCGAGCAAAAAAGCATCCTTCCCACGGCGATTATCCGTGATGTTAAACCAGATATACCCCACATTGCCGTCCGCAGGATGCACCAGATTGTAAAGATACGCTCCAGGTGTGTTCAAACCTTCTGGAAGATAACGTTCATAAGATTCCTCGGCCAGTTGCTGCGCCTCTTCCTCCGCCCAGGTACCTGCTTCTACTTTTTCTTCTGCAAAATCCTTAATGGAGCGAATGCAAAAACTCGCATAATCTTCCTGATTCATTGGGGATAGTTCCATGTTCTTTCCCTCCTCATTTGAGTGTTCTATGTAAGATCACTGTTCACTCTTCTATGTACTACTATATCGTATTGTATCCTGTTCTCCCGCTTAG from Paenibacillus sp. FSL R5-0341 harbors:
- a CDS encoding GNAT family N-acetyltransferase — its product is MELSPMNQEDYASFCIRSIKDFAEEKVEAGTWAEEEAQQLAEESYERYLPEGLNTPGAYLYNLVHPADGNVGYIWFNITDNRRGKDAFLLDIVVEEAHRGKGYGTETMQALEQTALILGVDRIGLHVFGHNVRASSLYRKMGYEVTDLTMYKEIKG